From Drosophila virilis strain 15010-1051.87 chromosome X, Dvir_AGI_RSII-ME, whole genome shotgun sequence, the proteins below share one genomic window:
- the sd gene encoding protein scalloped isoform X1: protein MVDSKNLDVGDMSDDEKDLSSADAEGVWSPDIEQSFQEALSIYPPCGRRKIILSDEGKMYGRNELIARYIKLRTGKTRTRKQVSSHIQVLARRKLREIQAKIKVEPNGVSLRLLNEKEQTLQAMSSMTSSQIVSAQAANNLALAASALTAGVHHSKHLPQPAHHQHPHPQHHHHHHHHHPHHHHHQVGVAAAAAAAAAAAAAAAAAAVAQSPAAAGATNNSVAVPSTSSSSLSLSLSPRHHHAHHSHHNLTHHTHSHMHPHHHHHAAAVAAVYHLQQQQQQQQQQQQHQQQQHQQQQQQQQQPSGATTGAVSPSVADGAEAHVLAQPPPPPPPLHHPPLYPGQFWQPGLQPSTSQDIKPFAQPPYTPGKPSTAVSGEIEAGIPPAQLPWEGRAIATQKFRLLEFTAFMEIQRDEIYHRHLFVQLGGKPSFSDPLLETVDIRQIFDKFPEKSGGLKELYEQGPQNAFYLVKCWADLNTDVTTGSETGDFYGVTSQYESNENIELVCSTIVCSFGKQVVEKVEHEYSRLENNRYVYRIQRSPMCEYMINFIQKLKNLPERYMMNSVLENFTILQVMRAQETKETLLCIAYVFEVAAQNSGTTHHIYRLIKE, encoded by the exons GCCGCAACGAGCTAATCGCGCGTTACATCAAATTGCGCACGGGCAAGACGAGAACCCGTAAACAAGTCAGCTCCCATATCCAAGTGCTCGCCAGACGGAAACTCCGTGAAATTCAAGCCAAAATCAAAGTC GAACCAAATGGTGTATCCTTGCGTTTACTCAATGAGAAAGAGCAAACCCTGCAGGCCATGAGCTCAATGACCAGCTCACAAATTGTCTCCGCACAGGCGGCCAATAATCTTGCCCTGGCCGCCTCGGCGCTGACGGCGGGCGTACACCATTCGAAGCATCTGCCACAACCTGCCCACCATCAGCATCCACACCCAcaacaccaccaccaccaccaccaccatcaTCCGCACCACCACCATCATCAGGTGGGTGtggccgctgccgccgccgctgcagctgcagctgcggccgctgctgctgctgccgctgttgcacAATCGCCGGCAGCCGCTGGTGCGACAAACAATTCCGTTGCAGTGCCCTccacgtcgtcgtcgtcgttgtcgttgtcgttgtcgccaCGACACCACCATGCCCACCATTCCCATCACAATTTGACGCACCACACGCATAGCCATATGCATCCACACCATCATCACCATGCGGCGGCCGTTGCAGCAGTTTACCacctacagcagcagcagcagcagcaacagcaacagcagcagcatcaacaacaacaacaccagcagcaacagcagcagcagcagcaaccaagTGGGGCAACAACAGGTGCAGTGTCACCATCTGTGGCTGATGGGGCTGAGGCTCATGTGCTGGCAcagccaccgccgccgccgccgccattgcACCATCCGCCGTTGTATCCGGGC CAATTTTGGCAACCCGGTCTGCAGCCGAGCACATCACAAGA CATCAAGCCGTTCGCCCAGCCGCCCTATACGCCCGGCAAGCCCTCGACGGCGGTCTCCGGTGAAATAGAGGCTGGTATTCCGCCCGCACAATTGCCATGGGAGGGACGCGCGATTGCCACGCAGAAATTCCGCTTGCTTGAGTTTACGGCCTTCATGGAAATCCAAAGAGATGAGATC TATCACCGACATCTATTCGTACAGCTGGGCGGCAAGCCATCCTTCTCCGATCCGCTTCTTGAG aCTGTTGACATCCGGCAAATATTTGACAAATTTCCGGAGAAATCCGGCGGTCTCAAAGAGCTTTACGAGCAGGGTCCGCAGAATGCGTTCTACCTGGTTAAATGTTGGGCGGATCTCAACACGGACGTAACGACGGGCAGTGAAACGGGCGATTTCTATGGCGTTACAAGCCA ATATGAAAGTAATGAGAACATTGAGCTCGTCTGCTCGACAATTGTCTGCTCGTTTGGCAAACAGGTTGTGGAAAAGGTGGAGCACGAGTATTCGCGCCTGGAGAACAATCGCTACGTTTACCGCATTCAGCGCTCGCCCATGTGCGAGTATATGATCAATTTCATACAAAAGCTGAAGAACTTACCTGAACGCTATATGATGAACAGTGTGCTCGAGAACTTTACAATACTGCAA GTAATGCGAGCGCAAGAAACGAAAGAGACACTGCTATGCATAGCGTATGTGTTTGAGGTGGCGGCGCAGAACAGCGGCACCACGCATCACATCTATCGCCTTATAAAGGAATAG
- the sd gene encoding protein scalloped isoform X3: MVDSKNLDVGDMSDDEKDLSSADAEGVWSPDIEQSFQEALSIYPPCGRRKIILSDEGKMYGRNELIARYIKLRTGKTRTRKQVSSHIQVLARRKLREIQAKIKVEPNGVSLRLLNEKEQTLQAMSSMTSSQIVSAQAANNLALAASALTAGVHHSKHLPQPAHHQHPHPQHHHHHHHHHPHHHHHQVGVAAAAAAAAAAAAAAAAAAVAQSPAAAGATNNSVAVPSTSSSSLSLSLSPRHHHAHHSHHNLTHHTHSHMHPHHHHHAAAVAAVYHLQQQQQQQQQQQQHQQQQHQQQQQQQQQPSGATTGAVSPSVADGAEAHVLAQPPPPPPPLHHPPLYPGQFWQPGLQPSTSQDFYDYSIKPFAQPPYTPGKPSTAVSGEIEAGIPPAQLPWEGRAIATQKFRLLEFTAFMEIQRDEIYHRHLFVQLGGKPSFSDPLLETVDIRQIFDKFPEKSGGLKELYEQGPQNAFYLVKCWADLNTDVTTGSETGDFYGVTSQYESNENIELVCSTIVCSFGKQVVEKVEHEYSRLENNRYVYRIQRSPMCEYMINFIQKLKNLPERYMMNSVLENFTILQVMRAQETKETLLCIAYVFEVAAQNSGTTHHIYRLIKE; the protein is encoded by the exons GCCGCAACGAGCTAATCGCGCGTTACATCAAATTGCGCACGGGCAAGACGAGAACCCGTAAACAAGTCAGCTCCCATATCCAAGTGCTCGCCAGACGGAAACTCCGTGAAATTCAAGCCAAAATCAAAGTC GAACCAAATGGTGTATCCTTGCGTTTACTCAATGAGAAAGAGCAAACCCTGCAGGCCATGAGCTCAATGACCAGCTCACAAATTGTCTCCGCACAGGCGGCCAATAATCTTGCCCTGGCCGCCTCGGCGCTGACGGCGGGCGTACACCATTCGAAGCATCTGCCACAACCTGCCCACCATCAGCATCCACACCCAcaacaccaccaccaccaccaccaccatcaTCCGCACCACCACCATCATCAGGTGGGTGtggccgctgccgccgccgctgcagctgcagctgcggccgctgctgctgctgccgctgttgcacAATCGCCGGCAGCCGCTGGTGCGACAAACAATTCCGTTGCAGTGCCCTccacgtcgtcgtcgtcgttgtcgttgtcgttgtcgccaCGACACCACCATGCCCACCATTCCCATCACAATTTGACGCACCACACGCATAGCCATATGCATCCACACCATCATCACCATGCGGCGGCCGTTGCAGCAGTTTACCacctacagcagcagcagcagcagcaacagcaacagcagcagcatcaacaacaacaacaccagcagcaacagcagcagcagcagcaaccaagTGGGGCAACAACAGGTGCAGTGTCACCATCTGTGGCTGATGGGGCTGAGGCTCATGTGCTGGCAcagccaccgccgccgccgccgccattgcACCATCCGCCGTTGTATCCGGGC CAATTTTGGCAACCCGGTCTGCAGCCGAGCACATCACAAGA TTTTTATGATTACAGCATCAAGCCGTTCGCCCAGCCGCCCTATACGCCCGGCAAGCCCTCGACGGCGGTCTCCGGTGAAATAGAGGCTGGTATTCCGCCCGCACAATTGCCATGGGAGGGACGCGCGATTGCCACGCAGAAATTCCGCTTGCTTGAGTTTACGGCCTTCATGGAAATCCAAAGAGATGAGATC TATCACCGACATCTATTCGTACAGCTGGGCGGCAAGCCATCCTTCTCCGATCCGCTTCTTGAG aCTGTTGACATCCGGCAAATATTTGACAAATTTCCGGAGAAATCCGGCGGTCTCAAAGAGCTTTACGAGCAGGGTCCGCAGAATGCGTTCTACCTGGTTAAATGTTGGGCGGATCTCAACACGGACGTAACGACGGGCAGTGAAACGGGCGATTTCTATGGCGTTACAAGCCA ATATGAAAGTAATGAGAACATTGAGCTCGTCTGCTCGACAATTGTCTGCTCGTTTGGCAAACAGGTTGTGGAAAAGGTGGAGCACGAGTATTCGCGCCTGGAGAACAATCGCTACGTTTACCGCATTCAGCGCTCGCCCATGTGCGAGTATATGATCAATTTCATACAAAAGCTGAAGAACTTACCTGAACGCTATATGATGAACAGTGTGCTCGAGAACTTTACAATACTGCAA GTAATGCGAGCGCAAGAAACGAAAGAGACACTGCTATGCATAGCGTATGTGTTTGAGGTGGCGGCGCAGAACAGCGGCACCACGCATCACATCTATCGCCTTATAAAGGAATAG